Proteins encoded by one window of Verrucomicrobiota bacterium:
- a CDS encoding GNAT family N-acetyltransferase, with product MNPRLHIREIRDDEFDSLGRLMVEVYSGLEGFPTPAEQPKYYEMLANIGRFTERKEAKVLVAISNAGELVGGVVYFGDMSQYGSGGSATTLRNTSGIRLLGVGLKHRGAGAGRALTNACIELARKKEHSQVVLHTTQAMQIAWRLYEQMGFQRSNDLDFMQENLPVFGFRLRLD from the coding sequence ATGAATCCGCGCCTGCACATCCGGGAAATCCGTGATGACGAGTTCGACTCGCTCGGCCGATTGATGGTCGAAGTCTATTCCGGGTTGGAGGGGTTTCCGACTCCCGCGGAGCAGCCCAAGTATTATGAGATGCTGGCCAACATCGGACGTTTCACTGAAAGGAAAGAGGCCAAGGTGCTGGTCGCAATCTCGAACGCGGGCGAGCTGGTGGGCGGTGTCGTTTACTTCGGCGACATGTCTCAATATGGCAGCGGCGGCAGCGCGACTACGCTACGGAATACCTCTGGCATTCGTCTCCTTGGCGTGGGACTCAAGCACAGAGGAGCGGGAGCGGGTAGGGCTTTGACCAACGCGTGCATCGAGTTGGCGAGGAAGAAAGAACATTCGCAGGTTGTCCTGCATACCACCCAGGCAATGCAGATCGCGTGGAGGCTTTACGAGCAGATGGGCTTCCAGCGGTCTAACGATTTGGACTTCATGCAGGAGAATTTGCCCGTGTTCGGATTCCGGCTTCGGCTCGATTAG
- a CDS encoding leucine-rich repeat protein, with the protein MNERKRTVFQFIQTLAFTGLMFATGAQEVSIPDPGLNAAVREALQKPSGPLTEQDLLSLTVLNASDRSISSTEGLEAARNLTALDLDSNSLTNFTLPSGLTNLEMLQVNFNPLTQCIIPPGLTKLSALDLFANRLTNFVLPGGLPNLTQLDLGFNSLAQCSLPDGLTNLDTLFLEGNRLATFTLPAGLTALTKLDLAGNALTNFALPSDATNLVNVLLFGNQLTNVTLPPNLNQLAGLLLDFNRLSSLALPAGLTNLSRLTLNGNQLTNLTFPTDMTDLAFLDVRGNQLTNLTLTPGLTKLTALFVDGNPLTTFVLSEPLAATNLADTVSSLRNQGVAVFTYALDVRLIAPEVITNGAFRFALVGPPGDYTVLGSTDLAAWDELGVATNQFGFARFVDSTAAPSPQKFYRVRAP; encoded by the coding sequence ATGAATGAACGCAAGCGCACGGTCTTTCAATTCATCCAGACACTAGCTTTCACCGGCTTGATGTTCGCGACCGGCGCTCAGGAAGTGTCCATTCCCGACCCGGGACTAAACGCCGCGGTCCGCGAGGCGTTGCAAAAACCCAGCGGCCCATTGACGGAGCAGGACCTGTTGAGCTTGACGGTTCTGAACGCAAGCGACCGGAGCATCAGCAGCACGGAAGGGCTGGAAGCAGCTCGAAATCTGACGGCGCTGGACCTTGATTCCAACTCGCTTACCAACTTCACGCTGCCGAGCGGTTTGACCAATCTGGAAATGCTCCAGGTTAATTTCAATCCGCTCACTCAGTGCATCATTCCGCCCGGGCTGACCAAACTCAGTGCGCTCGACCTCTTCGCCAATCGCCTCACCAACTTTGTCCTTCCGGGCGGGTTGCCGAATTTGACTCAGCTCGACCTCGGTTTTAATTCACTCGCCCAGTGCTCGCTTCCAGACGGGCTGACGAATCTGGACACATTGTTTCTCGAAGGCAATCGGCTGGCCACTTTCACTCTACCCGCGGGCCTCACCGCGCTGACCAAGCTTGACCTCGCGGGCAATGCACTCACCAACTTCGCGCTGCCTTCGGACGCGACGAACCTGGTCAATGTGCTCCTCTTCGGCAATCAACTCACGAACGTGACCTTGCCGCCGAATCTGAACCAGTTGGCCGGTCTGCTTCTTGATTTCAATCGCCTCAGCAGTCTCGCCTTGCCGGCGGGGCTGACCAACTTGAGCAGGCTCACTCTCAACGGCAATCAACTGACCAACCTGACCTTCCCTACGGACATGACGGACCTGGCTTTTCTCGACGTTCGTGGCAATCAACTCACCAACCTCACGTTGACTCCTGGCCTGACGAAGTTGACGGCGCTCTTCGTGGACGGCAATCCGCTCACGACCTTCGTGTTGTCCGAACCGCTGGCGGCCACGAATTTGGCCGACACGGTTTCGTCTCTCCGGAATCAAGGCGTCGCTGTGTTTACCTACGCGCTGGATGTACGGTTGATAGCGCCAGAAGTGATAACGAATGGGGCATTTAGGTTCGCACTCGTCGGACCGCCGGGAGACTACACCGTCCTCGGCTCGACTGATCTCGCGGCGTGGGACGAACTCGGCGTTGCGACCAACCAATTCGGCTTCGCCAGGTTTGTTGACTCGACCGCCGCGCCCTCTCCCCAGAAGTTTTACCGCGTGCGCGCGCCGTGA
- a CDS encoding cupin domain-containing protein, which translates to MNSDKLLTQQGRNFSAVQTGPAHELSRFSFNHPRLPRPAKGKVFLKDLLGLTGMEVSLNRLPAGKGMPFLHVHRQSEELYIFTGGRGQFQVDGEIIPIEPGTVIRVSPDGERAWKNDSTEDLYFVCTQARVGSMGGSTIEDGLPIAKPFTWPD; encoded by the coding sequence ATGAACTCCGACAAACTATTAACCCAACAAGGCCGTAACTTCTCCGCCGTGCAGACCGGCCCGGCGCATGAACTCTCTCGCTTCAGCTTCAACCATCCGCGGCTGCCCAGGCCGGCGAAAGGCAAAGTCTTCCTGAAAGATTTGCTCGGGCTGACCGGCATGGAAGTTTCGCTCAATAGACTACCTGCCGGAAAAGGCATGCCGTTCCTACACGTGCACCGACAAAGCGAAGAGCTTTACATCTTCACGGGCGGGCGCGGACAGTTTCAGGTGGACGGCGAAATTATCCCGATCGAGCCGGGGACGGTGATCCGCGTGTCGCCCGACGGCGAGCGCGCTTGGAAGAATGACTCGACGGAGGATCTTTATTTCGTTTGCACCCAGGCCCGAGTCGGTTCGATGGGGGGCAGCACGATTGAAGACGGTCTGCCTATCGCGAAACCCTTCACCTGGCCGGATTGA
- a CDS encoding cupin, translating into MPQLIPTPTRITAAGNKPKIIEEFIGRVNSQEARLSIAHMHSPGGWVEPGQKPEFDEFTVVLAGTLRVTHKDGVLDVSAGQAVTTRAGEWVQYSTPHPDGADYIAVCLPAFSPQTVHRDGA; encoded by the coding sequence ATGCCACAACTCATCCCAACGCCGACGCGCATCACCGCCGCGGGCAACAAGCCAAAAATCATCGAAGAATTTATCGGTCGTGTGAACTCGCAGGAAGCGCGCTTGAGCATCGCGCATATGCACAGCCCCGGCGGCTGGGTTGAGCCGGGGCAGAAGCCCGAGTTTGATGAATTTACCGTCGTCCTCGCGGGCACGTTACGCGTGACCCACAAGGACGGCGTCCTCGACGTGTCCGCGGGCCAGGCGGTCACCACGCGCGCCGGCGAATGGGTGCAATACAGCACGCCCCATCCCGATGGCGCGGATTACATCGCCGTGTGCCTGCCCGCGTTCTCTCCGCAGACGGTGCATCGCGACGGCGCGTAG
- a CDS encoding GNAT family N-acetyltransferase, translating to MKATRGDYTLSCSEADQQAERIHAYLTRSYWANGISLELVKRSIAGSLCFGIFHQGEQVAFARVVTDRATFAYLGDVYVTVVAHPDLQGLRRFTLATRDAHGLYAKFGFAAPAQPEMLMEIAKPGLYLRQDVSENDAPLRAE from the coding sequence ATGAAGGCGACGAGAGGAGATTACACGCTGAGTTGCTCAGAGGCCGACCAACAGGCTGAACGGATTCACGCGTATCTCACGCGCTCCTACTGGGCCAACGGCATTTCACTCGAACTCGTAAAGCGGAGTATCGCCGGCTCGCTGTGTTTCGGCATATTCCATCAAGGCGAGCAGGTGGCTTTCGCGCGAGTGGTGACCGATCGAGCGACGTTCGCCTATCTCGGCGACGTGTATGTGACGGTGGTTGCGCATCCGGATCTTCAGGGACTTCGCCGCTTCACGCTGGCGACGCGTGATGCGCACGGCCTGTATGCGAAGTTTGGTTTTGCCGCGCCGGCGCAGCCCGAAATGCTGATGGAGATTGCGAAGCCGGGATTGTATCTCCGCCAAGACGTGTCTGAAAACGACGCGCCCCTGCGCGCAGAATGA
- a CDS encoding RNA polymerase sigma factor has product MNAADQFEAIVSEYYEPLYRFAMSLTRAEVDARDLTQQTFYIWATKGHQLRDITKVKTWLFTTLHRTFLATRQRQSKFPCCELDEASQDLPALMPEPAVPLDAAQALSALARVDEVSQAAVALFYLEDWPYKDIAAILDVPIGTVKSRIARGLAQLRKILTSDGSVAERIHLERDLSATRLQEQLGNF; this is encoded by the coding sequence ATGAATGCAGCCGATCAATTTGAAGCCATTGTGAGCGAGTATTACGAACCGCTCTACCGGTTCGCGATGAGCCTCACGCGCGCGGAGGTCGACGCGCGGGATTTGACCCAGCAGACATTTTACATCTGGGCGACGAAAGGACATCAACTGCGCGACATCACCAAGGTCAAGACCTGGCTGTTCACGACGCTGCACCGCACGTTCCTCGCCACGCGCCAAAGGCAGAGCAAATTTCCTTGTTGCGAATTGGACGAAGCTTCTCAGGACCTGCCGGCGCTCATGCCGGAACCCGCCGTGCCGCTGGACGCTGCACAAGCCCTGTCCGCGTTGGCGCGAGTGGACGAGGTCTCCCAAGCCGCCGTGGCGCTCTTCTATCTGGAGGACTGGCCCTACAAAGACATCGCCGCAATTCTCGACGTTCCGATCGGCACGGTCAAATCGCGCATCGCCCGCGGCCTCGCGCAGCTCCGGAAAATTCTTACGTCGGACGGCAGCGTCGCTGAACGCATTCATTTGGAACGGGACTTAAGTGCCACTCGCCTCCAGGAACAACTCGGCAACTTCTAA
- a CDS encoding TIGR03118 family protein: MMKKSQLNWAGRCFVPAIKSLKSTMLLLCAAAALTARADADDRVPDLPPVCARIAAPEGNQVVFHVYAVGVQIYRWDGSAWTFVAPNAVLYADADHQAQVGTHFATPTGPAWESTSGSRVVEQRVDGCTPDSTAIQWLLLRTLSEEGAGVFSGVNYVQRVNTVGGLSPSTAGAFVGEEKQVPYTAEYFFYRPTTERYRQTNLVSDLPDVAQLQDINLVNAWGVSFGGAGPFWVNNNGTGKSTLYAVTNDANGAEIVTKQTLEVTIPGGAPTGVVSNNKGGFNGDVFLFASLDGTISGWRSALGTTAETLATRASAVYSGLALTTNSSGPLLLAANFAGGTLDAFGPSANLVAQFTDASAPAGYAPFNVQVVNGAVFVMFAKHEAGDGRGLIDVFEPETGAFHRFATGTDAGGKLAQINSPWGIALAPKTFGKHGGDLLVGNFGSGTIMTFGLDGKFHGLLKGLDGGAIEIERLWGLTFGNGGRAGSPDALFFAAGPVAETHGLFGNLKPAAETESHE; the protein is encoded by the coding sequence ATGATGAAAAAGTCACAACTCAATTGGGCCGGCCGATGTTTCGTTCCGGCAATCAAATCCCTCAAGTCCACGATGCTGCTGCTGTGCGCCGCGGCCGCCTTGACCGCGCGAGCCGATGCCGATGATCGCGTGCCCGACCTGCCGCCCGTCTGCGCGAGGATCGCGGCGCCCGAGGGCAACCAGGTTGTCTTCCACGTTTATGCGGTCGGGGTGCAAATCTATCGCTGGGACGGGAGCGCCTGGACGTTTGTTGCGCCCAACGCAGTTCTTTACGCCGACGCCGATCACCAAGCGCAAGTCGGGACGCACTTCGCCACGCCGACCGGACCGGCTTGGGAAAGCACCAGCGGCAGCCGGGTCGTGGAGCAGCGGGTGGACGGCTGCACGCCGGATTCGACCGCGATTCAATGGCTGCTCTTGCGGACCCTTTCGGAAGAGGGAGCGGGTGTCTTTAGCGGCGTGAACTACGTGCAGCGCGTCAACACGGTCGGCGGATTGTCGCCATCCACCGCGGGCGCGTTCGTCGGCGAGGAAAAGCAGGTGCCCTACACGGCGGAATACTTTTTTTATCGTCCGACAACCGAGCGCTACCGCCAGACCAATCTGGTGTCGGACCTGCCGGACGTGGCGCAGTTGCAAGACATCAATCTCGTCAACGCGTGGGGCGTTTCGTTTGGCGGGGCCGGCCCGTTTTGGGTGAACAATAACGGCACGGGCAAGTCAACGCTGTATGCCGTGACCAACGATGCCAACGGCGCGGAGATCGTTACGAAGCAAACGCTCGAAGTCACGATTCCCGGCGGCGCTCCAACCGGCGTAGTGAGCAACAACAAAGGCGGTTTCAACGGCGACGTCTTCCTGTTCGCCAGTTTGGACGGCACCATTTCGGGCTGGCGTTCCGCCTTGGGAACGACGGCTGAAACGCTGGCGACTCGAGCGAGCGCGGTTTACTCAGGGTTGGCGCTCACGACGAACTCCAGCGGCCCGCTGCTCCTGGCGGCCAATTTCGCCGGGGGCACACTCGATGCCTTCGGCCCGAGCGCGAATCTCGTCGCGCAATTCACCGACGCGAGCGCGCCGGCTGGTTACGCGCCCTTCAATGTTCAGGTGGTCAACGGCGCGGTGTTCGTGATGTTCGCCAAACATGAAGCTGGCGATGGACGCGGTCTAATCGACGTGTTCGAACCGGAGACCGGTGCGTTCCATCGCTTCGCGACCGGGACGGACGCGGGCGGCAAGCTGGCCCAGATCAACTCGCCTTGGGGAATAGCGTTGGCGCCAAAAACTTTTGGAAAACATGGTGGCGACTTGCTCGTCGGCAATTTTGGAAGCGGCACGATCATGACGTTCGGCTTGGACGGCAAATTCCACGGCCTGCTCAAGGGCCTGGACGGTGGAGCGATCGAGATCGAGCGGCTCTGGGGATTGACCTTTGGCAACGGCGGCCGGGCGGGAAGTCCGGATGCGCTGTTCTTTGCCGCGGGACCGGTTGCCGAAACTCATGGGTTGTTCGGCAACCTGAAGCCGGCAGCCGAAACCGAATCACACGAATAA
- a CDS encoding 4-oxalocrotonate tautomerase family protein — protein MPLLNVKLMEGVFTPDQKQEMIRKLTDVMVSVEGESIRPATWIIVEEVKSREWGVGGKTVSTADVKARAVSKPAS, from the coding sequence ATGCCACTACTCAATGTCAAACTGATGGAAGGCGTTTTCACGCCCGACCAAAAGCAGGAAATGATCCGCAAGCTCACCGACGTGATGGTGTCGGTCGAAGGAGAATCCATCCGCCCTGCGACGTGGATTATCGTCGAAGAAGTCAAGAGTAGAGAATGGGGTGTTGGCGGAAAAACCGTCAGCACCGCGGATGTAAAAGCCCGCGCGGTCAGCAAGCCAGCAAGCTGA
- a CDS encoding antibiotic biosynthesis monooxygenase encodes MSAKPTAFAAKLEPPYYAVIFSSQRTEGDRGYERMAERMFELASTQPGFLGVESARDADGFGITISYWSSAEAIAAWKAHLDHKPAQEAGKRVWYADYQVKIAKVERAYGKTPAA; translated from the coding sequence ATGTCTGCGAAACCAACAGCATTCGCCGCGAAACTTGAGCCGCCTTATTACGCGGTCATTTTTTCCTCGCAACGCACCGAAGGAGATCGTGGTTACGAACGAATGGCCGAGCGCATGTTCGAGCTGGCTTCCACGCAGCCCGGTTTTCTTGGAGTGGAAAGCGCGCGGGATGCGGACGGTTTCGGCATCACCATTTCATATTGGTCGAGTGCCGAGGCGATCGCCGCGTGGAAGGCGCACCTGGATCACAAGCCAGCCCAGGAAGCCGGCAAAAGAGTGTGGTATGCCGATTATCAGGTCAAAATCGCAAAGGTGGAGAGAGCTTATGGAAAAACGCCAGCGGCTTGA
- a CDS encoding DUF1272 domain-containing protein, protein MLQLRPTCENCNAALPPDSTDAMICTFECTFCRSCVENILDNVCSNCGGGFCPRPIRPKNDWKAGDYLGAYPASTTVKHRPVDPRQHKQFAAAIKSIPPEQR, encoded by the coding sequence ATGCTCCAACTGAGACCTACTTGCGAGAACTGTAACGCGGCGCTTCCGCCAGATTCAACGGACGCGATGATCTGTACCTTTGAATGCACCTTCTGCCGTTCCTGCGTCGAAAACATCCTCGACAACGTCTGCTCGAATTGCGGCGGCGGTTTTTGTCCCCGGCCCATCCGGCCGAAGAACGACTGGAAAGCAGGCGACTACCTCGGCGCGTATCCGGCGAGCACTACGGTAAAACATCGCCCCGTGGATCCACGCCAACACAAGCAATTCGCCGCCGCCATCAAATCTATTCCCCCGGAACAGCGATGA
- a CDS encoding carboxymuconolactone decarboxylase family protein, which yields MYNKANLTKLKKMDTLAPQLMKAFWAFDKAAVADGAIPVKYKELIAVAVALTTQCPYCIDIHSTNARKAGATDAEITEVAMVAAALRAGAAVTHATHALPD from the coding sequence ATGTATAACAAAGCAAACCTGACCAAGCTAAAAAAGATGGACACTCTCGCGCCACAATTGATGAAAGCCTTCTGGGCCTTCGACAAAGCGGCCGTCGCCGATGGAGCAATTCCTGTGAAATACAAGGAACTCATTGCCGTCGCCGTCGCGCTCACCACCCAATGCCCATATTGCATCGACATTCACAGCACCAACGCGCGCAAGGCGGGAGCAACTGACGCCGAGATCACCGAGGTTGCGATGGTCGCCGCCGCCCTGCGCGCGGGAGCAGCCGTCACACACGCCACGCACGCCCTGCCCGATTAA